The following proteins come from a genomic window of Streptococcus pneumoniae:
- a CDS encoding phospho-sugar mutase: MSYQENYQKWVDFVELPDYLRQDLENMDEKTKEDAFYTNLEFGTAGMRGLVGAGTNRINIYVVRQATEGLARLIESKGGNEKERGVAIAYDSRHFSPEFAFESAAVLAKHGIKSYVFESLRPTPELSFAVRHLNCFAGIMVTASHNPAPFNGYKVYGEDGGQMPPHDADALTTYIRAIENPFAVEVADVETEKASGLIEVIGEAVDVEYLKEVKDVNINPALIEEFGKDMKIVYTPLHGTGEMLARRALAQAGFDSVQVVEAQATADPDFSTVTSPNPESQAAFALAEELGRQVGADVLVATDPDADRVGVEVLQKDGSYLNLSGNQIGAIMAKYILEAHKNAGTLPENAALCKSIVSTDLVTKIAESYGATMFNVLTGFKFIAEKIQEFEEKHNHTYMMGFEESFGYLIKPFVRDKDAIQAVLVVAELAAYYRSRGLTLADGIEEIYKEYGYYAEKTISVTLSGVDGAEQIKAIMAKFRNNAPTEWNATAITVVEDFKAQTATVADGTVTNLTTPPSDVLKYTLADGSWIAVRPSGTEPKIKFYIAVVGETNEESQAKIANIEAEINAFVK, from the coding sequence ATGTCTTACCAAGAAAATTACCAGAAATGGGTTGATTTTGTGGAGCTTCCTGACTACCTTCGTCAAGATTTGGAAAATATGGACGAAAAAACTAAGGAAGATGCCTTCTATACAAATCTTGAATTTGGTACTGCAGGTATGCGTGGCTTGGTTGGTGCTGGTACAAACCGTATCAACATCTACGTTGTTCGCCAAGCTACTGAAGGATTGGCTCGTTTGATTGAGTCAAAAGGTGGAAACGAGAAAGAACGCGGTGTAGCAATTGCCTACGATAGCCGTCACTTCTCACCTGAGTTTGCCTTTGAATCTGCGGCAGTTCTTGCTAAACACGGCATCAAATCTTACGTATTTGAAAGCCTTCGTCCAACTCCAGAACTATCATTTGCAGTTCGTCATCTCAACTGTTTCGCAGGTATCATGGTCACAGCCAGCCACAACCCTGCTCCATTTAACGGTTACAAGGTTTACGGTGAAGACGGTGGACAAATGCCTCCACACGATGCGGACGCTTTGACTACTTATATCCGTGCAATCGAAAACCCATTTGCAGTTGAAGTTGCTGATGTGGAAACTGAAAAAGCTTCTGGCTTGATTGAAGTTATCGGCGAAGCTGTTGACGTAGAATACCTTAAAGAGGTTAAGGACGTAAACATCAACCCAGCCTTGATTGAAGAATTTGGTAAAGACATGAAGATTGTCTACACACCACTTCATGGTACTGGTGAAATGTTGGCTCGTCGTGCTCTTGCCCAAGCAGGATTTGACTCTGTTCAAGTTGTTGAAGCGCAAGCAACTGCTGACCCAGACTTCTCAACTGTAACATCTCCAAACCCAGAAAGCCAAGCAGCCTTTGCCCTTGCTGAAGAACTTGGTCGTCAAGTTGGTGCAGATGTTCTTGTCGCAACTGACCCAGACGCTGACCGTGTTGGTGTTGAAGTTCTTCAAAAAGATGGTAGCTACCTCAACCTTTCAGGTAACCAAATCGGTGCTATCATGGCTAAATACATCTTGGAAGCTCACAAAAACGCTGGAACTCTTCCTGAAAATGCCGCTCTCTGCAAATCTATCGTTTCAACTGACTTGGTAACGAAGATTGCTGAAAGCTACGGCGCAACTATGTTCAACGTCTTGACAGGTTTCAAATTTATCGCTGAAAAAATCCAAGAATTCGAAGAAAAACACAACCACACTTACATGATGGGATTTGAAGAAAGCTTCGGTTACTTGATTAAACCATTTGTACGTGATAAAGATGCCATCCAAGCCGTTCTTGTCGTTGCTGAACTTGCTGCCTACTACCGTTCTCGTGGTTTGACACTTGCTGACGGTATCGAAGAAATCTATAAAGAATATGGCTACTACGCAGAAAAAACAATCTCTGTTACTCTTTCAGGTGTCGATGGTGCTGAACAAATCAAAGCGATTATGGCTAAATTCCGCAACAATGCTCCAACAGAATGGAACGCAACAGCTATCACTGTCGTAGAAGACTTCAAGGCACAAACTGCTACTGTTGCTGACGGTACTGTTACAAACTTGACAACTCCTCCAAGTGATGTGTTGAAATACACACTTGCTGACGGTTCATGGATTGCCGTTCGCCCTTCAGGTACAGAACCAAAAATCAAGTTCTACATTGCAGTTGTAGGGGAAACCAACGAAGAATCACAAGCTAAGATTGCTAACATCGAAGCAGAAATCAATGCATTTGTAAAATAA
- a CDS encoding tetratricopeptide repeat protein gives MNNSQQMLQALEEQDLTKAEHYFAKALENDSSDLLYELATYLEGIGFYPQAKEIYLKIVEDFPEVHLNLAAIASEDGQIEEAFTYLEEIQADSDWYVSSLALKADLYQLEGLTDVAREKLLEALTYSEDSLLILGLAELDSELENYQAAIQAYAQLDNRSIYEQTGISTYQRIGFAYAQLGKFETATEFLEKALELEYDDLTAFELASLYFDQEEYQKATLYFKQLDTISPDFEGYEYGYSQALHKEHQVQEALRIAKQGLEKNPFETRLLLAASQFSYELHDASGAENYLLTAKEDAEDTEEILLRLATIYLEQERYEDILDLQSEEPENLLTKWMIARSYQEMDDLDTAYEHYQELTGDLKDNPEFLEHYIYLLRELGHFEEAKVHAHTYLKLVPDDVQMQELFERL, from the coding sequence GTGAACAATAGTCAACAGATGTTACAGGCTTTGGAGGAGCAAGATTTAACTAAGGCTGAGCATTATTTCGCCAAAGCTTTAGAAAATGATTCAAGTGATCTTCTGTATGAGTTGGCAACTTATCTTGAAGGGATTGGTTTCTATCCTCAGGCCAAGGAAATTTACCTGAAAATTGTAGAGGATTTTCCAGAGGTTCATCTTAATCTAGCTGCAATTGCTAGCGAGGATGGTCAAATAGAAGAAGCCTTTACCTATCTTGAGGAAATCCAAGCTGACAGTGACTGGTATGTCTCGTCTTTGGCTCTGAAGGCAGACCTTTACCAGCTGGAAGGTTTGACAGATGTGGCACGTGAGAAATTATTGGAGGCCTTGACCTACTCAGAGGATTCTCTCTTGATATTGGGTTTGGCAGAGTTGGATAGTGAGTTGGAAAATTACCAAGCGGCTATTCAAGCCTATGCCCAGTTAGATAATCGCTCGATTTATGAGCAAACGGGCATTTCCACCTATCAACGAATTGGCTTTGCCTATGCTCAGTTAGGGAAATTTGAAACGGCTACTGAGTTTTTAGAAAAAGCCCTGGAGTTAGAATACGATGACTTAACAGCTTTTGAGTTGGCCAGTCTTTATTTTGATCAAGAAGAATATCAAAAAGCCACCCTCTACTTTAAGCAGCTTGATACCATTTCTCCTGACTTTGAAGGCTATGAGTATGGGTACAGTCAGGCTTTACATAAGGAACATCAAGTTCAAGAAGCCCTGCGTATCGCTAAGCAAGGATTAGAGAAAAATCCCTTTGAAACTCGCCTCTTGCTAGCTGCTTCACAATTTTCTTATGAATTGCATGATGCTAGTGGTGCAGAAAATTATCTCCTTACTGCAAAAGAAGACGCTGAGGATACAGAAGAAATCTTGCTTCGTTTAGCCACTATTTATCTGGAGCAGGAGCGTTATGAGGATATTCTAGACTTGCAGAGTGAGGAGCCAGAAAATCTTTTGACCAAGTGGATGATTGCTCGTTCTTATCAAGAAATGGACGATTTGGATACTGCTTATGAGCATTATCAAGAGTTGACAGGAGATTTGAAGGACAATCCAGAATTTCTGGAACACTATATCTATCTCTTGCGTGAATTGGGACATTTTGAAGAAGCAAAAGTCCATGCTCACACTTACTTAAAACTGGTTCCAGATGATGTGCAAATGCAAGAACTGTTTGAGAGATTGTAA
- a CDS encoding thioredoxin — MEQFLDNIKDLEVTTVVRAQEALDKKETATFFIGRKTCPYCRKFSGTLSGVVAETKAHIYFINSEEPSQLNDLQAFRSRYGIPTVPGFVHITDGQINVRCDSSMSAQEIKDFAGL, encoded by the coding sequence ATGGAACAATTTTTAGATAACATCAAAGACCTTGAAGTCACTACAGTTGTGCGTGCGCAAGAAGCTCTTGATAAAAAAGAAACTGCAACCTTCTTTATCGGTCGCAAAACTTGCCCTTACTGCCGTAAATTTTCAGGTACATTGTCAGGTGTCGTAGCTGAAACCAAAGCTCACATTTACTTCATCAATAGTGAAGAACCAAGCCAACTCAATGATTTGCAAGCATTCCGCTCACGCTATGGAATCCCAACTGTACCAGGTTTTGTTCATATTACAGATGGACAAATCAACGTCCGTTGCGACTCTTCAATGTCAGCACAAGAAATCAAAGATTTCGCAGGATTGTAA
- the atpD gene encoding F0F1 ATP synthase subunit beta, protein MSSGKIAQVIGPVVDVLFAAGEKLPEINNALVVYKNDERKTKIVLEVALELGDGMVRTIAMESTDGLTRGMEVLDTGRPISVPVGKETLGRVFNVLGDTIDLEAPFTEDAERQPIHKKAPTFDELSTSSEILETGIKVIDLLAPYLKGGKVGLFGGAGVGKTVLIQELIHNIAQEHGGISVFTGVGERTREGNDLYWEMKESGVIEKTAMVFGQMNEPPGARMRVALTGLTIAEYFRDVEGQDVLLFIDNIFRFTQAGSEVSALLGRMPSAVGYQPTLATEMGQLQERITSTKKGSVTSIQAIYVPADDYTDPAPATAFAHLDSTTNLERKLVQLGIYPAVDPLASSSRALAPEIVGEEHYAVAAEVKRVLQRYHELQDIIAILGMDELSDEEKTLVARARRIQFFLSQNFNVAEQFTGQPGSYVPVAETVRGFKEILDGKYDHLPEDAFRGVGSIEDVIAKAEKMGF, encoded by the coding sequence ATGAGTTCAGGTAAAATTGCTCAGGTTATCGGTCCCGTTGTAGACGTTTTGTTTGCAGCAGGGGAAAAACTTCCTGAGATTAACAATGCACTTGTCGTCTACAAAAATGACGAAAGAAAAACAAAAATCGTCCTTGAAGTAGCCTTGGAGTTAGGAGATGGTATGGTTCGTACTATCGCCATGGAATCAACAGATGGGTTGACTCGTGGAATGGAAGTATTGGACACGGGTCGTCCAATCTCTGTACCAGTAGGTAAAGAAACTTTGGGACGTGTCTTCAACGTTTTGGGAGATACCATTGATTTGGAAGCTCCTTTTACAGAAGACGCAGAGCGTCAGCCAATTCATAAAAAAGCTCCAACTTTTGATGAGTTGTCTACCTCTTCTGAAATCCTTGAAACAGGGATCAAGGTTATTGACCTTCTTGCCCCTTACCTTAAAGGTGGTAAAGTTGGACTTTTCGGTGGTGCCGGAGTTGGTAAAACCGTCTTAATCCAAGAATTGATTCACAACATTGCCCAAGAGCACGGTGGTATTTCAGTATTTACTGGTGTTGGGGAACGTACTCGTGAGGGGAATGACCTTTACTGGGAAATGAAAGAATCAGGCGTTATCGAGAAAACAGCCATGGTCTTTGGTCAGATGAATGAGCCACCAGGAGCACGTATGCGTGTTGCCCTTACTGGTTTGACAATCGCTGAATACTTCCGTGATGTGGAAGGCCAAGACGTGCTTCTCTTTATCGATAATATCTTCCGTTTCACTCAGGCTGGTTCAGAAGTATCTGCCCTTTTGGGTCGTATGCCATCAGCCGTTGGTTACCAACCAACACTTGCTACGGAAATGGGTCAATTGCAAGAACGTATCACATCAACCAAGAAGGGTTCTGTAACCTCTATCCAGGCTATCTATGTGCCAGCGGATGACTATACTGACCCAGCGCCAGCAACAGCCTTCGCTCACTTGGATTCAACAACAAACTTGGAACGTAAGTTGGTACAATTGGGTATCTACCCAGCCGTTGACCCACTTGCTTCAAGCTCACGTGCCTTGGCACCTGAAATCGTTGGAGAAGAGCACTATGCAGTTGCTGCTGAAGTAAAACGTGTCCTTCAACGTTACCATGAATTGCAAGATATCATTGCTATCCTTGGTATGGATGAGCTTTCTGATGAAGAAAAGACCTTGGTTGCTCGCGCCCGTCGTATCCAGTTCTTCTTGTCACAAAACTTCAACGTTGCGGAACAATTTACTGGTCAGCCAGGTTCTTATGTTCCAGTTGCTGAAACTGTACGTGGCTTTAAGGAAATCCTTGATGGTAAATACGACCACTTGCCAGAAGATGCCTTCCGTGGTGTAGGTTCTATCGAAGATGTGATTGCAAAAGCTGAAAAAATGGGATTTTAA
- a CDS encoding lactonase family protein, with protein MKETVYFGTYTRRTSQGIYKADFDTETGQLSNLELFAAEPSPTYLAFDQHQHLYTVGSQDDKGGIAAYQTDGTVLNHVVEEGAPHCYVAVDEKRDLVYAANYHKGQVLVYKRQEDGSLLLSDMDQHSGQGPHENQASPHVHYTDLTPDHYLVTCDLGTDQVITYDLDQEGKLSKLYTYHSKPGAGSRHIIFHNHYKIAYLICELNSTIEVLIYDGVGEFVRMQVISTLPEAYEGFNGTAAIHLSKDGKYLYASNRGHDSIAVYTILADGSLELLEIVPTHGQTPRDFDLTPDQKFLIVVHQDSDNATVFKRNCDNGRLAELSNDFHVPEAVCIRFAP; from the coding sequence ATGAAAGAAACTGTTTATTTTGGAACTTATACACGTCGTACTTCTCAAGGGATTTACAAGGCAGACTTTGATACAGAAACTGGTCAGCTTTCAAATCTAGAACTTTTTGCAGCTGAGCCAAGTCCAACCTACCTTGCCTTTGACCAGCACCAACATTTATACACTGTTGGTAGCCAAGACGATAAGGGGGGAATTGCAGCCTATCAAACTGACGGGACTGTGTTAAATCATGTTGTTGAAGAAGGAGCTCCCCACTGTTATGTTGCTGTCGATGAAAAGCGTGATTTGGTTTACGCAGCCAACTATCACAAGGGACAAGTCCTTGTTTATAAACGCCAGGAAGATGGTAGTCTTCTACTTAGTGATATGGATCAACACAGTGGCCAAGGTCCACATGAAAATCAAGCTTCCCCCCATGTTCACTATACAGATTTAACACCTGACCACTATCTAGTGACCTGCGACTTGGGAACTGACCAAGTCATCACCTATGACCTCGATCAAGAAGGAAAATTATCTAAGCTCTATACCTATCACAGCAAGCCAGGAGCAGGCTCACGCCATATCATTTTCCATAACCACTATAAAATCGCTTATCTCATTTGTGAACTCAATAGTACTATCGAAGTTTTAATCTACGATGGCGTTGGCGAATTTGTACGTATGCAGGTTATTTCAACTTTACCAGAAGCTTACGAAGGCTTTAATGGAACCGCTGCTATTCATCTCTCTAAAGACGGTAAATACCTCTACGCTTCTAACCGTGGCCATGATTCTATCGCAGTATATACCATCCTTGCGGACGGTAGCTTAGAGTTATTAGAAATCGTTCCAACGCATGGTCAGACTCCACGTGATTTTGATTTGACACCCGACCAAAAATTTCTCATTGTTGTCCATCAAGACTCTGACAATGCAACTGTCTTTAAACGTAATTGTGACAATGGTCGTCTAGCAGAACTCTCCAACGACTTCCATGTTCCCGAAGCAGTCTGCATCCGTTTTGCTCCTTAA
- a CDS encoding F0F1 ATP synthase subunit epsilon: MAQLTVQIVTPDGLVYDHHASYVSVRTLDGEMGILPRHENMIAVLAVDEVKVKCIDDKDHVNWIAVNGGVIEIANDMITIVADSAERARDIDISRAERAKLRAERAIEEAQDKHLIDQERRAKIALQRAINRINVGNRL; the protein is encoded by the coding sequence ATGGCTCAGTTAACTGTCCAGATCGTGACACCAGATGGTCTCGTCTATGATCACCATGCCAGCTATGTATCGGTTCGAACTCTGGATGGTGAGATGGGGATCTTGCCACGACATGAAAATATGATTGCGGTTTTAGCAGTTGATGAAGTAAAGGTAAAATGTATCGATGATAAAGATCACGTGAACTGGATTGCAGTAAACGGTGGCGTTATTGAAATTGCCAATGATATGATCACAATCGTCGCTGACTCTGCAGAACGTGCTCGTGATATCGATATCAGTCGTGCAGAACGTGCCAAACTTCGTGCAGAACGTGCAATTGAAGAAGCACAAGACAAACATTTGATTGACCAAGAACGTCGTGCTAAGATTGCTTTGCAACGTGCCATTAACCGTATTAATGTCGGAAATAGACTATAA
- a CDS encoding amino acid ABC transporter ATP-binding protein, with translation MLELRNINKVFGDKQILSDFSLSIPEKQILAIVGPSGGGKTTLLRMLAGLETIDSGQIFYNGQPLELDELQKRNLLGFVFQDFQLFPHLSVLENLTLSPVKTMGMKQEEAEKKASGLLEQLGLGGHAEAYPFSLSGGQKQRVALARAMMIDPEIIGYDEPTSALDPELRLEVEKLILQNRELGMTQIVVTHDLQFAENIADVLLKVEPK, from the coding sequence ATGTTAGAATTACGAAATATCAATAAAGTCTTTGGAGACAAACAAATCCTGTCTGATTTCAGTCTAAGTATTCCTGAAAAGCAAATCCTGGCTATCGTTGGACCTTCTGGTGGAGGTAAGACAACTCTTTTACGTATGCTTGCAGGTCTTGAAACCATTGATTCAGGGCAAATCTTTTATAATGGACAACCTTTAGAGCTAGATGAATTGCAGAAGCGCAACCTACTGGGATTTGTCTTCCAAGATTTTCAACTATTTCCTCATCTATCAGTTCTGGAAAATTTGACTTTATCGCCTGTGAAGACCATGGGAATGAAGCAGGAAGAGGCTGAGAAGAAGGCGAGTGGACTCTTGGAACAGTTAGGACTAGGAGGACACGCAGAGGCCTATCCTTTCTCACTATCTGGTGGGCAAAAGCAGCGGGTGGCTTTGGCGCGTGCTATGATGATTGACCCAGAAATCATTGGCTACGATGAACCAACTTCTGCCCTGGATCCAGAATTACGTTTGGAAGTGGAGAAGCTAATCTTGCAAAATAGGGAACTTGGGATGACCCAGATTGTGGTTACCCATGATTTGCAGTTTGCTGAAAATATCGCAGATGTATTATTGAAAGTAGAACCTAAATAG
- a CDS encoding amino acid ABC transporter substrate-binding protein: MKKWMLVLVSLMTALFLVACGKNSSETSGDNWSKYQSNKSITIGFDSTFVPMGFAQKDGSYAGFDIDLATAVFEKYGITVNWQPIDWDLKEAELTKGTIDLIWNGYSATDERREKVAFSNSYMKNEQVLVTKKSSGITTAKDMTGKTLGAQAGSSGYADFEANPEILKNIVANKEANQYQTLNEALIDLKNDRIDGLLIDRVYANYYLEAEGVLNDYNVFTVGLETEAFAVGARKEDTNLVKKINEAFSSLYKDGKFQEISQKWFGEDVATKEVKEGQ, encoded by the coding sequence ATGAAAAAATGGATGCTTGTATTAGTCAGTCTGATGACTGCTTTGTTCTTAGTAGCTTGTGGGAAAAATTCTAGCGAAACTAGTGGAGATAATTGGTCAAAGTACCAGTCTAACAAGTCTATTACTATTGGATTTGATAGTACTTTTGTTCCAATGGGATTTGCTCAGAAAGATGGTTCTTATGCAGGATTTGATATTGATTTAGCTACAGCTGTTTTTGAAAAATACGGAATCACGGTAAATTGGCAACCGATTGATTGGGATTTGAAAGAAGCTGAATTGACAAAAGGAACGATTGATCTGATTTGGAATGGCTATTCCGCTACAGACGAACGCCGTGAAAAGGTGGCTTTCAGTAACTCATATATGAAGAATGAGCAGGTATTGGTTACGAAGAAATCATCTGGTATCACGACTGCAAAGGATATGACTGGAAAGACATTAGGAGCTCAAGCTGGTTCATCTGGTTATGCGGACTTTGAAGCAAATCCAGAAATTTTGAAGAATATTGTCGCTAATAAGGAAGCGAATCAATACCAAACCCTTAATGAAGCCTTGATTGATTTGAAAAACGATCGAATTGATGGTCTATTGATTGACCGTGTCTATGCAAATTATTATTTAGAAGCAGAAGGTGTTTTAAACGATTATAATGTCTTTACAGTTGGACTAGAAACAGAAGCTTTTGCGGTTGGAGCCCGTAAGGAAGATACAAACTTGGTTAAGAAGATAAATGAAGCTTTTTCTAGTCTTTACAAGGACGGCAAGTTCCAAGAAATCAGTCAAAAATGGTTTGGAGAAGATGTAGCAACCAAAGAAGTAAAAGAAGGACAGTAA
- a CDS encoding IS630 transposase-related protein, translating into MRFHQRGAQPCRGSQVFWCWRQNSLHVGKERCEQGHIERKKRVVKNRKIPLEELKAFVEAHPDAFLREIAAHFDCALPSVWAALKYIKVTLKKDDEL; encoded by the coding sequence ATTAGATTCCATCAAAGAGGGGCACAGCCATGTCGAGGCAGCCAAGTTTTTTGGTGTTGGCGTCAGAACTCTCTTCACGTGGGAAAAGAAAGATGTGAACAAGGACACATAGAGAGGAAAAAGCGAGTCGTCAAAAACCGAAAGATTCCTTTAGAGGAATTGAAAGCCTTTGTAGAGGCTCATCCAGATGCTTTTTTACGGGAAATTGCGGCACATTTTGATTGTGCTCTGCCCTCCGTATGGGCAGCTTTAAAGTATATTAAGGTCACTTTAAAAAAAGATGACGAGCTTTAA
- a CDS encoding amino acid ABC transporter permease → MSYLFEILPSLLNGASTTVQVFALVLLFSIPLGVLIAFALQVHWKPLHYLINIYIWVMRGTPLLLQLIFIYYVLPSIGIRLDRLPAAIIAFVLNYAAYFAEIFRGGIDTIPRGQYEAAKVLKFSPFDRVRYIILPQVTKIVLPSVFNEVMSLVKDTSLVYALGISDLILASRTAANRDASLVPMFLAGAIYLILIGIVTIISKKVEKKYSYYR, encoded by the coding sequence ATGTCTTATTTATTTGAGATATTACCGAGTTTACTGAATGGTGCGAGCACGACTGTACAGGTCTTTGCACTGGTCTTGCTATTTTCGATTCCCTTGGGCGTTTTGATTGCCTTTGCCTTGCAAGTCCATTGGAAGCCCCTCCATTATCTGATTAACATTTACATCTGGGTTATGCGAGGAACCCCCTTACTCTTGCAACTGATTTTTATCTATTATGTGCTCCCAAGTATTGGGATTCGTTTAGATCGCCTTCCTGCAGCTATTATTGCCTTTGTTCTCAACTATGCAGCTTACTTTGCAGAAATTTTCCGTGGGGGAATTGACACTATTCCAAGAGGACAGTATGAGGCTGCCAAGGTCTTGAAGTTTAGCCCTTTTGACAGAGTGCGCTATATTATCTTGCCCCAAGTGACCAAGATCGTTCTTCCTAGTGTCTTTAATGAAGTTATGAGTTTGGTCAAGGATACTTCTTTGGTCTATGCTCTCGGAATTTCAGACCTTATCTTGGCTAGTCGAACAGCTGCTAACCGCGATGCTAGTCTGGTTCCTATGTTCTTGGCAGGAGCCATTTACTTGATTTTAATTGGGATTGTGACAATTATTTCCAAAAAAGTTGAGAAAAAGTACAGTTATTATAGATAG
- a CDS encoding AI-2E family transporter: MEQKEKHFSLSWFFKWFLDNKAITVFLVTLLLGLNLFILSKISFLFSPVLDFLAVVMLPVILSGLLYYLLNPIVDWMEKHKVNRVIAITIVFVIIALFIIWGLAVAIPNLQRQVLTFARNVPVYLEDIDRIVNGLVAQHLPDDFRPQLEQVLTNFSSQATVLASKVSSQAVNWVSAFISGASQVIVALIIVPFMLFYLLRDGKGLRNYLTQFIPRKLKEPVGQVLSDVNQQLSNYVRGQVTVAIIVAVMFIIFFKIIGLRYAVTLGVTAGILNLVPYLGSFLAMLPALVLGLIAGPVMLLKVVIVFIVEQTIEGRFVSPLILGSQLNIHPINVLFVLLTSGSMFGIWGVLLGIPVYASAKVVISAIFEWYKVVSGLYELEGEEVKSEQ, translated from the coding sequence ATGGAGCAAAAAGAGAAACATTTTAGCCTATCTTGGTTTTTCAAGTGGTTTTTAGATAACAAGGCAATTACGGTATTTTTAGTAACCTTATTATTGGGACTGAATCTTTTTATTTTAAGTAAGATTAGTTTTCTATTTTCACCTGTTTTAGACTTTTTAGCAGTTGTGATGTTGCCAGTCATTTTGTCTGGTTTGTTATATTATTTGTTGAATCCTATTGTTGATTGGATGGAGAAGCATAAGGTTAATCGTGTTATAGCTATCACTATTGTCTTTGTTATCATCGCTCTCTTTATCATTTGGGGCTTGGCAGTCGCCATTCCAAATCTGCAACGTCAGGTTTTGACCTTTGCAAGAAACGTTCCTGTTTACTTAGAAGATATAGATAGGATTGTTAATGGATTGGTAGCCCAGCACCTGCCAGATGATTTCAGACCTCAATTAGAGCAAGTTTTGACCAATTTTTCTAGCCAGGCTACAGTTTTGGCAAGTAAGGTTTCATCTCAGGCAGTCAACTGGGTGAGTGCCTTTATTAGCGGAGCTTCTCAAGTGATTGTTGCCTTGATTATCGTTCCTTTCATGCTCTTTTATCTCTTGCGTGATGGGAAAGGCTTGCGTAACTATTTGACCCAATTCATTCCAAGAAAATTGAAGGAACCTGTTGGACAAGTTCTATCAGATGTGAATCAACAGTTGTCCAACTATGTTCGAGGGCAAGTGACAGTGGCTATTATTGTAGCAGTAATGTTTATCATCTTCTTCAAGATTATTGGTCTACGCTATGCGGTTACGCTGGGGGTTACTGCTGGTATTTTAAATCTGGTCCCTTATCTTGGTAGCTTTCTAGCCATGCTTCCTGCCCTAGTATTGGGTTTGATTGCTGGTCCAGTCATGCTTTTGAAAGTAGTGATTGTCTTTATTGTAGAACAAACTATTGAAGGCCGTTTTGTCTCTCCATTGATTTTGGGAAGTCAATTAAACATCCATCCTATTAATGTTCTCTTTGTTTTGTTAACTTCAGGATCTATGTTTGGTATCTGGGGAGTTTTACTTGGTATTCCGGTTTATGCCTCTGCTAAGGTTGTCATTTCAGCCATTTTCGAATGGTATAAGGTAGTCAGTGGTCTATATGAATTAGAGGGTGAGGAAGTCAAGAGTGAACAATAG